One genomic window of Mytilus edulis unplaced genomic scaffold, xbMytEdul2.2 SCAFFOLD_906, whole genome shotgun sequence includes the following:
- the LOC139508761 gene encoding uncharacterized protein: MPPKRQASFGVAGAIKKMKTATQRKQNSNVRPSGPSNPPNNPTVMSPDVMEELTNRVTERVASRMERRMEEIFDKIASRSNGNSGIQEAEVQHHVENLNRNIQGNGGQNNDNNIEVVSPEVLAVQPTVDKQIIGGQSAFVSCSLKPGGNIPDKIKQQIWAGQYINFHALLENDETKYRLQLVHGADNPELSITEEQNKKTLTLNQWLSAWNKFTAIICTKNPNLGSVIPHHMEIILEMSREGGNWQLYDIEFRKLIERGEAQWGCTHLELYMKAKLQGNLKTGNDHNKSGNTRWPVGVCFSFHKGLGCKFNDKCKFQHRCFNCGFNHSFSACKKPVRLPFKFTQNSNNIVSFLGYLNRIK, translated from the coding sequence ATGCCTCCCAAAAGACAAGCCTCGTTTGGAGTGGCAGGTGCCATTAAGAAAATGAAGACGGCTACCCAGAGAAAGCAAAATTCAAACGTGAGGCCAAGTGGGCCTTCAAATCCTCCAAATAACCCAACAGTTATGTCCCCAGACGTCATGGAGGAGTTAACCAATCGTGTCACAGAAAGGGTAGCTAGCCGCATGGAAAGGAGAATGGAAGAAATTTTCGATAAGATAGCTTCAAGAAGTAATGGCAATTCAGGCATTCAGGAGGCTGAAGTACAACATCACGTGGAAAATCTTAACAGAAATATACAAGGTAATGGAGGGCAAAACAATGACAATAACATTGAAGTTGTCAGTCCAGAGGTTCTGGCTGTACAACCAACCGTTGACAAACAAATTATTGGGGGTCAATCAGCCTTTGTAAGTTGCTCCCTCAAACCTGGGGGAAACATACCAGataaaattaaacaacaaatCTGGGCGGGACAATACATCAACTTTCACGCCCTATTAGAAAATGATGAGACAAAATACCGATTACAACTGGTTCATGGGGCCGACAACCCAGAATTGTCCATTACTGAAGAACAGAACAAGAAAACATTAACTCTAAACCAATGGCTATCAGCCTGGAACAAATTCACTGCAATAATTTGCACAAAAAACCCTAATTTAGGGTCCGTAATTCCCCACCACATGGAAATAATCCTGGAAATGTCACGAGAAGGGGGGAACTGGCAATTGTATGATATAGAATTTAGGAAATTAATAGAAAGAGGAGAAGCGCAATGGGGGTGTACACACCTAGAACTGTATATGAAAGCTAAACTACAAGGAAACCTGAAAACTGGGAATGACCATAACAAAAGTGGAAATACTCGCTGGCCAGTTGGagtatgtttttcttttcataagGGGTTAGGGTGCAAGTTCAATGATAAATGCAAGTTTCAGCACAGATGTTTTAACTGTGGTTTTAATCACTCATTTTCAGCATGTAAAAAACCGGTTCGGCTACCCTTCAAGTTCACACAAAACAGTAACAATATTGTGTCTTTTTTAGGTTATTTAAATCGTATCAAGTAA